The segment AATTATTATGAGACATATCTTCCGAACAATTAGCCCTAAAGTAAGTTTATATTCAAATATTCAGAATATTGTTTTGTAAGTTAATTTCATGATAATGGAGGAATCCGTAATGAAGAGAGGAACGATGAAAGGTTTTGCAATTATCGCTGCTGTGCTGATGGTAGTCAGCTTACTTCCTATGGCAGCACTTGCAGACAATGGAAATGGATTTGAGAACGCACCTGGTCAAATGAAGAAGAATGCTACCGGTGAGACGGTAGGCGTACAGGACCAGGACAGGTTAAGGACAAATTACCAGGAAGCTAAGAATATACAGGCTGCCAAGAACGACTACAACAAGATGACATCTGAGTTCCAGATGATAAAGAGGCAGCAGGCAAGAGGTAATCTTACAACTGAAGAAATGGTCAACGAATCAAAGATTTACCTCAATAGCACTATCGACTACATGATCATTCGCCTTGAGAATATCAAAGACGAAGGCGGCTATTCTGATGAAGTGAATGATACAATTGACGATTACATTTCACAATTTGATGATATTAAAGAAGACGTTGGAGATGCTGAAACAAGAAAAGACTTATCAGATGCACTGAAGGACATCAGGAAGCTCTGGAAAGATGCAATAAAAGACATTAGACAAAGCACAAGAGAGAGAGTGGGCGATGGACTTGAAACATACCTTGAGAAATCAGATGATGTTTCCGAAAGTCTACAAGATGAAATCGACCAAGTGGAAGATGAAGAGCAAGCTGCCGAACTTCAGGAACTTCTCGATGAATACAACCGCCTGATAGCTGAAGCTAAGGCACTGCTGGAAGAAGGAAACCTTGAGGATGCAATCGATAAAACCAAGGAAGCCAACGAGGTTCTTAGAGAAATTCTGGATGAAATGAAGGAATCCAGAGATGGTTATGTGAACATGACAGGCGAGGGTGCTCTCAATGCAGAGGGTGACGGTACCATTGTTCTTTCCGGACAATTTAACGTTACCATCAATGCAACAGATGCAATGCTTGTGATCAAGGACCTTGCAGGGGATGCAGAAATTGATGTCAGCGGAGCAACATACGATGTCGTGAATCAGCAGACAGAAGACGGATACCGTGCCTCTGTGTATGATAACTTCACAGGTGACGCCCTCATTAATGGAACAAGGCTTACCGTCATGGTAAGTGGAGAGGATCTGACAGTCTTCGCAGAAGGAACCGGAAGTGCTTCACTCTCAGGAGAAGGAACATATAAGGTCGGCGCAGGTGACGAGATGCAGTTTGCAGAAGTCGAAGATGATGAAGAAGTCACTGCAACAACTGACTCCACTGAAGAAGAAACCGATGAAGAGGATGAAGAAGACGATGAGATCGAAATCGAGATCGAAGTAAAGATCTTTGAGATCAACTCATCTGCAACAGTGGAGATCAATGATACTGTAACCGAATACATATTCGATACCATCGATGAAGAAGAGATCAAGAACGAGATCGTGAACGAAACTTCATTGACATATGAAGAGGTAAACGACACCATAAAGTTCGAGATAGAGGATTTTACCTCATCTTCAGTAACTGATGCAGAAGAAGATGATGAAGAGACTGAAGAGCAGGAGGACTAATCATGGTCAGCTTTAAACACATTGGAATTGTCGCCATCCTTCTGATCGGATTAACCTTCTCAGGTTGTGTGGGCGACCAGGCAGCAGATGACGAGGTTGAAGCAGAAGCACCAACTGCAGATGAAGTACTTGCAGAGGAAGGGGTCGGGCTGACCGATTCAGAGATAGAGGACCTTGAAAGTAACCTTGACGAACTGGAAGCCACGCTTTCAGAACTTGATGAGGACGAGAACCTGACCATTGAAGAAGTCTGAGCTGCTCGCAGTTCATTCTTCTTTTTTCTTTTTCTTATTACCCTTGTTTCTTTTTTGTCTTCTGATATATTGTAGTGGCAGAAGTATAGAGAGAATAGTATAGCCGTTCTTTAAATAATGCACCAAATTGTTTATATAGAATTACAATTCAATGGATTACAGGGCATGTGTGGATATATTAATGGTAGTTAATTCGATCAAAAACATCCACCCCAAAATGAGGTAGAAAATGAAAAATATGTTTAAGACCACATTACTGCTGGCATCCCTGACAGGACTGCTGGTCATTGTAGGTAATCTTATTGGCGGCACTAGCGGAATGATCATAGCTTTTGCTTTTGCTGTCATCCTGAACTTCGGTAGTTACTGGTACAGTGACAAGATCGTCCTGAAGATGTACCATGCAAAAGAAGTAACAGAATCTGAAAGTCCTAAACTTTATGAGATCGTCCGCAAGCTTGCAATGCGTGCAGACCTTCCAATGCCTAAAGTTTACATTGTGGAAACATCCATGCCAAATGCATTCGCAACCGGAAGAGACCCAAAACATGCAGCTGTTGCAGCTACTACAGGCATCCTTAATCTTCTGACACCGGAAGAGATCGAAGGTGTACTGGCACACGAGCTTGCACACGTAAAGAACCGTGACACACTTATCAGTGCAGTTGCAGCGACCATTGCAGGTGTTATAACAATGCTTGCAACATGGGCAAGGTGGGCTGCTATCTTTGGAGGCATCGGAGGAAGGGACGACAATGGAGGAACCAATATCGTAGGATTCATTGCACTCGCAATTGTGGCACCACTCGCTGCGACCATAATCCAGCTTGCGATATCCCGTTCACGTGAGTTCGCAGCAGATGCAGAAGGAGCACGCATATCACAGAAACCATGGGCACTTGCCAGCGCGCTCTCCAAACTGGAGTCAGGTGCACAGAACTACCACCCTCGCAGGAATGATGTACAACCATCCGAGAATACGGCACATATGTTTATCGTCAACCCTCTGAGAGGTAGCAAAATGATGAATCTTTTCAGGACACATCCAACCACAGAAGAAAGGATCCGTCGTTTGAACTCAATGTAAGCACAAGCCAATACAATTAGAAACTGAAAAGGTCTGCCTGGCCGGGATTGGTCAGGTGGATAACTCTTATTCCACTGGATTCCAGCTCATTTGATAGCTTATACCTGTGGCAGTTCTTCGGATTTTTCTCAGCACACATAAGGACAACATCAGAGCCGTTGCTATTTACTTCTTTTATCTTGCCAATCAATTTTTTGAAATATTCCCGGAACTCATCCGTTCCGATATAATTGATATAACTTTCTTCCCGTAAGCCTCCAAGCCCGGGACAATGGGAATAAACAATATTATATTTCGGCAATACTATCTCGAGGTTCTCTTTATTGAACTCTTCACGTACCGAATGCGGATAGCTTCGAATATCAACCAGATAGGAGAGGTCATACTGTTGTAGAATGTCGATAAATTCTTCCAGTGACCTGTTTCCATATCCAACGGTATAGCATCGGGCATCTTCATCCATCGGGATGACTGAATGGATGTGAAGTTTATTACTTTTTCTGTGTTAATTATCAGCAAAGCTTAGTTCAGCGATTGAGCAGAAAGACAAATCCCCTTCGTGACGATTCCCGGATTATTTTTAAATAGATAGCTATATTAGAGGATAATGCTTACTTTAGTACATTATAGGGAGAATTTGTCATGACGCAGGATGCGGCAATTGGAAGGATCATAAAAGCTCAGACCATCAGTGATGCATGGTACCGCGGACTCAATGTAATATGGAATCACGGCAAGGTCATTACAGATGAGAGAGGAAGCCAGATACGAGAGTTCATGAACCTGATGGTCGTGATAGATGATCCGTACAGGGATGAGATCCCTGCAGATATAGCATGGAACCATGAAAGGCTGGAAGAATATGCAAAGCAGCTTATCACCGGCGAAAATGCACAGGATTTCGAATATACATACGGCCAGAGGCTTCGCAACTGGGATGAAAAAACAGACCAGATCGCATATGTAATTGAAAAACTGAAGAACAACAAAACGACACGAAGGGCTACAGCAGTCACATGGATCCCAACTGTGGATACCCATGTTGATGAAGTACCCTGCATGATACTTGACGATTTTAAGATCAGGGATGAAAAGGTCCACCTGACAACAGTATTCCGCAGCCACGACTTTGCAGGGGCTTATCCCGCCAATCTCTATGGCCTTTCCAAGCTTCTTGAGTACGTTGCCGAACATGTGGGACTGGAAGCTGGAACCATCACCACGATGAGCATCTCTGCACATATATATGACCATGACTGGGACAAGATAGAGAACATTGTAAAAGGAGTGCAATAAATGAAAGTAACAGTTGGAAGATCCGATGTGCATGGAGAGGTATTCGCACCTCCTTCAAAGAGCTATACCCACAGAGCCATCACCATAGCCGCTCTTTCAAGAGAGGCAACCATCCACAGGCCACTGCTATCTGCAGATACACAATCAACCATTCGCGCTAGTGAGATGTTCGGTGCATACATTGAAAAGGATGGAGAAGACCTTCTGATCAGCGGTGTCAATGGAGTTCCGCAAATTCCCGAGGATATAATAGATGTAGCAAACTCAGGAACTACACTTCGGTTCATGACCGCCATCTCTGCACTTACAGAAGGAACTACTGTGCTCACAGGCGACAATTCCATAAGGTCAAGACCAAATGACCCTCTTCTTAGGGTCCTGAACGATCTTGGTGTTGATGCCTATTCTACCCGTAATAACGGATGTGCACCAATTGTGGTCACCGGTGGACTTACAGGTGCTATCGTCAAAATAGACGGGTCCATCAGTTCACAGTTCATATCAGCATTACTGCTTGCATGCCCGCTTACAAGGAACAGTACAACCCTCTCTATCAAGGGTGAACTAAAATCCAAACCTTACATTGATGTCACACTGGATGTCATTGAAAAGGCAGGTGTTGAGATCCTAGTTGAAGATCAT is part of the Methanococcoides orientis genome and harbors:
- the htpX gene encoding zinc metalloprotease HtpX — translated: MKNMFKTTLLLASLTGLLVIVGNLIGGTSGMIIAFAFAVILNFGSYWYSDKIVLKMYHAKEVTESESPKLYEIVRKLAMRADLPMPKVYIVETSMPNAFATGRDPKHAAVAATTGILNLLTPEEIEGVLAHELAHVKNRDTLISAVAATIAGVITMLATWARWAAIFGGIGGRDDNGGTNIVGFIALAIVAPLAATIIQLAISRSREFAADAEGARISQKPWALASALSKLESGAQNYHPRRNDVQPSENTAHMFIVNPLRGSKMMNLFRTHPTTEERIRRLNSM
- a CDS encoding DUF488 domain-containing protein; translated protein: MDEDARCYTVGYGNRSLEEFIDILQQYDLSYLVDIRSYPHSVREEFNKENLEIVLPKYNIVYSHCPGLGGLREESYINYIGTDEFREYFKKLIGKIKEVNSNGSDVVLMCAEKNPKNCHRYKLSNELESSGIRVIHLTNPGQADLFSF
- a CDS encoding thymidylate synthase, whose amino-acid sequence is MTQDAAIGRIIKAQTISDAWYRGLNVIWNHGKVITDERGSQIREFMNLMVVIDDPYRDEIPADIAWNHERLEEYAKQLITGENAQDFEYTYGQRLRNWDEKTDQIAYVIEKLKNNKTTRRATAVTWIPTVDTHVDEVPCMILDDFKIRDEKVHLTTVFRSHDFAGAYPANLYGLSKLLEYVAEHVGLEAGTITTMSISAHIYDHDWDKIENIVKGVQ
- the aroA gene encoding 3-phosphoshikimate 1-carboxyvinyltransferase translates to MKVTVGRSDVHGEVFAPPSKSYTHRAITIAALSREATIHRPLLSADTQSTIRASEMFGAYIEKDGEDLLISGVNGVPQIPEDIIDVANSGTTLRFMTAISALTEGTTVLTGDNSIRSRPNDPLLRVLNDLGVDAYSTRNNGCAPIVVTGGLTGAIVKIDGSISSQFISALLLACPLTRNSTTLSIKGELKSKPYIDVTLDVIEKAGVEILVEDHNNPKFIIPGNQSYNLEEYTVPGDFSSASYLLAAAAMTNSTLTVKNLFPSMQGDIAIINILKEMGANIYWDMEEGTATVRGGDLHGITMDAGATPDLVPTIAVLGAMAKGETVITNAEHVRYKETDRLHAMAMELEKMGIFCREEKDSLTIRGGEFKGAEVHGWHDHRIVMALTLAGMVAGNTIIDTAESIFISYPNFFDAMRSIGADVILSEQ